DNA from Candidatus Cloacimonas acidaminovorans str. Evry:
ATATCTTACATTAGGCAAACCGGATACGAATATTATTACTCAAGTTAGAATTCCTCGTTTGCTGTTAACTCTTTTCACTGGAATGGCATTAGCCGGAATTGGTTCTATCTATCAACTTATGCTTGCCAATCCATTAGCCGAACCGTATATTTTAGGAATTTCTTCTGGTTCCGCTTTTGGCAGTATACTTCTTGGTATATCCGGATTGATTATTTTGATGCCTGTTGGTGGTTTTATAGGTGCAGGTTTTACAATGTTGCTGGTTTGGAAACTGGCACACCAAAAAGGAAGATTTGATAAAAGCCGTTTATTGATTGCCGGTGTGATTGCCGGAATGTTTTTTTCTGCCGGTATTTCGTTGATTATGTATCTTCATCAGCAAGATACGGCTCTAATTTTAGGAACCCTGATGGGCAATTTGGGGCATATATTTACTAAAGGTGAATGGACAAGTTTTTTAATTCTGATGGGGTTATCTCTTATTATCCTCATCTATCTTTTTTTCCAATCCACAGCTATTGATATTTTAAGTTGCGGAGATTTATATGCTGCCAGCTTGGGAATAAATGTTTTATCGCTAAGGCGTCAGATTTTTATCCTCACTTCCATAGTGATTGGAATTAGTGTATCTTATGCCGGAATAATTGGCTTTGTCGGATTAATTATTCCGCATATTGTGCGCTTTTTCATTCCCTCAGGACAGAAAAAAATATATCTGCTGTCATTATGGTCGGGAGGTATTTTTCTTCTTGCCTGTGATCTGCTCGCTAAACATATATTGTCTATGGAATTACCCGTTGGAATAATTACTGCCTTTATCGGCTGTCCTTTTTTTATGTGGCTGCTTTTAAAAAAACAAGGTTGACGAAGATAAATTAGCAATTAGGATTGAATGGATTATAGGGATTCACAAGGATTTTTTTGAACGACAGGATGTAATTCTTCCAGAAAGTTGACATCCTCGTCAACCTACTAATACCATTTCGCTTGCATAATTACAAGATATGATTATATTATCTCCAGAGTTTACAAACTGGAGGTAAACATGAATCGTATCCATGTTAACGACACAATGACTGCTGATGAGTTAAAGTTAAGGATGTGCAACAGCAAAGATATTCAAGAGCACAATCGCTGGCAGGCATTATATATGGCAAAAGCGAAAGGATTATCGGCCCAGGAGATAGCTGATATTATTGGAGTATCCAAATACACAGTCAATAAGTGGGTGTATAACTTCAATCATATTGGAGAAGAGAGTATATTTAGCCATAATAGAGGTTGTAATCGTACTTCATTTCTCAGTTGGCAAGAGGAAGAAGAGCTTCTATCCGAGATTGGTAAACAAGCTGAAAAGGGTCTGTTGGTAGTTGTCAAAACGATCAAAGCAGAAATAGAAGCCAGGATAGGGAGGACAGTCTCCAAGGATTATCCCTATGATTTGTTGCATCGTCATGGCTGGAGAAGAGTAGTTCCTCGACCTAAACATCCCCAGCAAGATGCTGAAGCCCAGGAAGACTTTAAAAAAAACTCCCGGAATACCTGGCAGCCGCCTTGCTAAGTTTTCAACCCAACGATACAAGACCCATTCAGGTATTTTTCCAAGACGAAGCCCGCTTCGGAAGAATCAATACTCCTGTCGCCTGTTGGGCTCCTAAAGGTCAGAGACCTACAGTTTCGAAACAGATTGTAAGACAATATTTATATGCCTACTCAGCGGTGAATCCGGTAAGTGGTGACATCTTCTCTATCCTGGCTCCCAACTGCGATACCGATATTATGTCGTTATTCATTGAGAACTTCTCTAATGAGTACCAGGATTACCGAAACATTATGATTATGGATAAAGCTGGATGGCATACCACCAGCTACCTGAAAAGCTTCGATAATGTCCGATACATCTTCCTACCTCCATATAGTCCAGAATTGAATCCAACAGAACATCTGTGGGCAAAGATTAGAGACCTGAAGTTTAGAAACATAACCTTCAATTCAATGAATGAAGTTATGAATGCTCTGATTGAGTGCTTTGAATACTTTGATGAAAACAAGGATATGGTCTCAAAACTAACTTATTTCAAATGGCTTAATTTGGATGTATGAAAGCGAATTGGTATAAATTGTGTAGCCGGAGCTCACTGAAGCTCAGGAGCATTTTTTTACGATGGACACACCTTGTTTCACTTTTTCACTTTTTCACCTTTTCACTTACTTGCGGAGGAACGGCGTTCTCCGACTACACAAAAAGCCCCGGCATAAAACCAGGGCTTTACTTTTTTCCATTTGAGGAAGGGTTTTCTTATTTCATCAACATCATTTTACGGGTTTCAACTTTGCCATCTGTGGTAAGGCGATAGAAATATAGTCCACTGGTAACTTTGTTACCATTATTGTCTGTTCCATTCCAGACCACATTATTTCTTCCAAAATTGGCAATACCATTATGAAGTGTTTTAACCAACTGACCTTTCACATTATAAACTGATAGATTGGCATTAGCAGTTTTGGGCATATCAAAACTGATGGTAGTTTCCGGATTGAAAGGATTGGGATAGTTTTGATTCAACATATTGGTAACAGGGCTAACAGTAGGATCATCTGAAGCATTGCTGGGAAAGACGATTTGCAGTTCTGTAAACATTACCCGTCCACCATCATTCATAGGACCGACTCCAGGACTAATAACAAAAGCACCCCAGGTAAAATCATCGTAGAAAAGAAGACCAAGCTTACCAACTTTCTCACCATTACTTTCACCAACATAAATAACTTTGTCGGCTGGATATACCCACATTGGCTTAATGCCTGCAAATTCAGGGGTCTCAATATTGTTCAGTTTAATGGGTTCACTCCAATGATTGCCATTATCTCCAGAAACAGAAATCCAAATTTCTGGGGTATTTGCCCAAGCAGAATAGTCGCTATCACCATCAGCATTATACCACTTTGCCCGTGCGCTATTTTGCCAGACCATAGCTAACATTCCATGACCATTATTTTCAGTAACTTTCATATTATTGCAATGGAAAAACATAGCACTATCATGAGCATTCTGATCCCAATAGGGGAATTCCCAGCTTAAATACATATCAACAAACCACTCATGTGTATCAGGGTCTTGAACAAAGTCCTCAACACCCCAAGGTGGTTGGCTATCCCATGGCTGATAATGTTCATCTACATCGTTAGTTGGATCCTTACGGGGCCAGATATCGTTAATTCTGAACTGAGAACCTTCTGGCTGAGAAGGATTAAAGATAATTTCTTTGGGTAATTGGAAATTAGGAAACCAATAACCATCATTGGTAACAAGTCTCCAAACAGCAGGGAAATGAATACGACCCAAATCGTCAACAGTAGCATTCAAATGACCTGAAGCTGAAGAAAATAATTCCCAGTAAATATCATTATCGCCATAAGGTAATTCGCTTTGATTTTTAAAAAAACCAGTTGTATCAGTAGGACTGGTATTAGGATTCCATGTTGGCAGGTTACCCCAACTACTGGTCCGCGACCAAGTTCCTTCTCCATAATTTCCACATTGGAAAACATCTACATCCTGCTCAACAATATTGGTTGATCCATCTGCTTCCGTTGCAAAATGAAAACCTGCATAATAAATGTTTCCTGCATTATCCGCCGTTAAAGAATTGAAGGGTCTACGCCACTCGTCATCAACATTCCATTCATCCATTTCCGGAATTGAGGTATATTGCCAAGTAAGAGGAACATTTTGTTCAATTTGATTAGCATCAAAATCGGCATAAGCAATTTTGGGATTTTCGGAAGGACCGTAAGTGTGAGTAATTGAGTTTCTCGCTATCACATAGATTCTTCTCTTATCGGGATAAGGAGAGGGACCAATTACAGCCGTGGGCCAAATGAATTCATTATTGTCAGTAAAATTACCATCGGAAGTATAAACAGTTGAAGGATTATCAATAACATCTACAAGAGGGGTAAATAAGCCATAAATGCCCTCATAAAATTGGTCCACGGTAAACTGCACTTCCATTTCCGTATCCGTATCGGAATTTGCATGCCAGGCATAAAATGGCTTTCCAGAAACTGGATCAACAGCCACAGTGCCATATCCTTCATTATTTGCTTCTGTTGTAATCTCATTATTAACGATAACATCACCGTTAGCATCAAGATAAGCGTAAAATATACGACGGGTTCCCGTAGAAGTTCTACGTCCATGATAGGTTAAGAAATATCCGCCTCCTAAAATATTAGACGGAATTACACGTAAAGGCAAACCGTTATAACTTCCTATCATATAATCATAATAAGAAGTTAAAAGAGAATGCGGAGTTTTGGTAAAAGTATATACCGGAGCTGTTCGTTCGCTCGGTATTATTTTTTTAGGGACAGGGGTTTCCATTGCCTTCTTGTTATCGGGAGTAGGAATCATTTCCTGGGCAAAAATTATGCCCACAAGCAAAGACAATGTTAAGCTGACTAATAGGATTTTTTTCATTATTTCCTCCTGAATCTTTATTGATTCTTTTAATATTTAATTTTTAAAGAAACACGATGAGCACCCTTAATAAAGGACTCAGCCAAATCACCCATATCGGTATAGGCATAGTCAATGTTAAAAATGCCAAAAGAAGTAGGAACTTGCCAGCCCACTCCTGCAGCAAAGCCATTTGTATCATAATTGAATTGATATCCGCATCGGAAAAATATGTTTCCCAGCTTATATTCAGTTCCCAAATTCCAGGTCTCTAAACGGTCTATTACATTATCCAACTGCAGAGATGCGATCCAATAGTTATTTCCTTTCCGCATCAGGTCGCCACTAACTCCTAAAGAGAAGCTGAGAGGGATTTTACTATCCAATTCAATACCATCTTCATCAACAAGACCATCTCCATCATTATCAAACAAATCAAAAGGGTCTTCATCATCTCTGCCGTCTTCATCATCATCAACCCGAAAACGAATATCAGGACCAAAATTACGCATTGCCATCCCGATTTTAATATTTCTCCAACCTGTGTTATACATTGAACCAACATCAACTGCATAGCTGTTTACATTAAATTCATACAGATTTTCACGGAGATATTTTATTCCCAGTCCGGCTGAGAATTTATTGGTAAATTGTTGAGCAAAAGCTGCTCCTATGGCAATGTCACTGCAAGTGAATTTTTCTCCGGTAGGTCCAAATGGCTCTTCTTCTGTTATATCCATATCATCCATATGTAATATGCTGCCATATAGTGCAATAGTAGATACCCCATTGGTATATGTGGCAGCTCCGAATTCATGCATAATACTGGCAGGCCAATTAGTATGCGAAACAAAAACCTGATTTTCAAAGGCAGGAGCCAAACCAGCAGGATTCCAGTAAACAGAAGAAATATCATCAGTTACGGCTGTATACGCTTCTGCCATACCTACGGCACGAGCATCCACACCAAGCTTGAGAAACTGCAAAGCTACCGTTCCCGTTTTACCAAATGGCTTGGCTGTAATTATCAGCGGTAAACCGGCTATTGTAATAATCAGGACAAGTGTTAATACTTTCTTCACAGCTCCTCCCTCATTTAATTATGACAAATTTGCCGACTTTGTTTTTGCCGTCGGCTTTGTTCTCTACGGAGTATAGATAAACACCAGGGGCTATTATCTGTTTGTTTTTTGAAAGTAAATCCCATGCTTCCATACCATCCGCTGCAAGACCTGTAGAACTTGCTTTAGAAATAGTGATGATATCGGTAACCGGGGCACCATCATGTTTCAAGGTCTGAACAAGATCACCTGCTAAAGTATAAATGCGGATATCACAACGTTTAGGTAGATTAATAAACCATATACGACGGCTTTTATCTCCCTTTTCATCATTTTCTCTGCGTCCGTCAAAACTGCTTCTGCCAATATAGGGATTGGGAATAACCATTATATTATCCATATTTTCCTTAGCCAAAGTACCGGGGAAAAATACTTTCATATTAGCATCAGCATCTCTTCCGCTTTCCAAATAATTCAGATCATTTGCAGGAATACCTCTATCAAAAGCGGTTAAAGCAACATAATATTCAACGCCTTTTCGGGGATACATAATATATGATTTGTAGTAGCGTCTGGCTAATCTTTCTTTCCGGAGGTTACTCAAGTCCAAAGTATCAGGGGCTTCTGCTCCTTCGCCTCCAGGAAAAGCAAATCCTTGTAAAGGAATTAGTTTAGGGTCATATAGTGCATAAAATATATGATCAGGGATGTCTTGATGTTTGAAAATGCGTGCTTGCAAAAGTTCGGTGGTTTCAAGATCGGGTCCTGTTATACTGTTAGCATAGTTTTGAAGGGATTGCCAGTCGGTTACTTCATTATATGTTGTCCCATTTATTACAATATCTGGCGTATAAATAGGCCAACCATAAAATGTATCACCATTGGGAACAAGTTGATAATTTTCGTCAAAGTGGTAGAATTTATGATACTCACTTACATCTACATTCCATTCATTTTTATTGGGAAGACCAGTATCAATACCTAAATAACCTCCAAAATCCCTGAATAAATCAGGAAAAGCACTATTTACAGTGTAATCAGAATGATCACGAGGTGTATCAACCTTATCCCAACGCTTAATCATTTCCCAGTCCTCCTGGCTTCCGCTTCCGCTTCTTCCCCATAAGGTGTAACCCTGAAAATCCTTGCGTAAACGTGAAGCTGTATAAGGATTAACCAGAGCATTCATATTCCAGCGTTTATCTTCCATTCCAGGCTCAGGAGGTGGTCCCGGTCTATATTCTTCAGGTATATCAACCCAGTTATTTGCAATATAAGGAGTAGGATCACTATCAAGACCTGAAATCAATAAACTACTTTCAGGATTTTGCCAGCCAATAATTGCAGTACTTACTGTTTTAACATCATAAGAAAATTCACTGCGATTATCCCAATAAACATCTAGACGATTACCATCATCTTGTAATTGAGCATATAAATTTGGAATATCTGGCGGCTCAGGAGGTGTATAATGAGGAAATGTATCTGGTTGAGTTACCGTAATCAGGTCTTGTGCCTGGCCGTATATTTCTTTAGCCCAACCTGCTGATTTTTTCAGGTCTTCCTTATTATCTCCGGGGAAAACTGCAACTACGATTTTCATTGTCTTTTTGGGTGGTAAGTTCCACCGTTTTGCCAGATCACTATATTCTGAAGGATTTTCTGGTTGAGCTCCATAGAAAGAAAATAGAAAACGGGTATCATTTGGAGTAGGTTGTTCCCATTCAGTTAAATCTTCCTGTTCAGGACGCAGAGCAGTATATGTAGGGGAAGATGGTTTTGGGTTGCGTCCGGTTAGTAACCAATATTTTTCATTTGAGGTCTCACCAGGTTTGGGAATTTTAAGTGGATTACCGTCATCAGGTCCATCACCAACTTTCCAATACCAGCAGTGGAACTTTAACTTTTCCGGATCAGGGGTACAAACACGAGCTCCTACCATTCCGGGAGTAATACCGTTATCAAAGTCACCATCATAAGTATAGGCAAATTCATATCCGGTTCCCTTTACATAGCCGGATTTATCATCAGCTGCCTTTTCCACTCCCCAGGTTTGAGGACCTACATCACAATCCATATAAATTCCCATTGCACAGTCATACAAAGTATCGGCTTCATTCATATTGGTTATATCAAATTCTACATAAACCAGATTTTTAATATATTCAAAGCTCCATTGATAACTCATCTGGCGCACTCGTATATTTAAAGGATAATGTGTGTTTGCACCACTTGATTTGCCGTAATCCCGCTCTCCTGAAGTCCCAAAAGGGCAGTAATCGTAATAAAAAGAGATAAAATCCTGTTCCGAAACGGGAGCACCATCTTCATCTATCCTGCCATCCTGATCATCGTCATAAGGAGCGGCAAAAGCATAAGTTGAATTATTATATGATAAATCCATAAAACCCAGAGGAAACCAAATTTCGGCATTTATAGGATCATCTAAAATAGTAAAATCCCTAATGGGAACCTCTGCCAGGAAATTACTCCCAAAATTCTCACTGAATTGAGTTGGTAATTCTAAACCGCTTCTGAAGGGAAAAGTAAAACCGGCGCCATCTTCATCTATTTTCCCGTCACCATCATCATCCACACCACGCTTTTGTTTCCTTGTAGTGGCATAAATAATTCCATCAAGATTGTTATATGTAGAATAGTTCTCCGTTTGATCAGGATTATTTACCAGCAAAGGATTGTAAGCAGGTAAAAATTCATATAAATCCCAATCACCATCAAAACCCACACTTACTAAAGTATCTATCACTGCTTGTTTAGTAGGATTCCAGCGAGGATCTGCTGCAGTAATAATAGTGTCGTTGGTTTCCGAAGGAGGATAAACTAACCAGTACAATTTTTTTCCGAAGGAATCACGGCGCTGTTTTTTGGCTCCGAACCATAAAGCTCCTTGATATAAATAATCAATTCCACTTCCTCCAGGATATTCCAAGGAAGGATATTGAGGAACAATATCATCTCCGGAACCGAAGAAACCATAATTACTAACTCGCAACCAGATGTTTCCTACATTATGATATTTAGTTAAATCCAGTTTTTTTGTTCCTGTAGCAGGAACTGCCGAAGCCGCATAAGCTGCACTGGCTGTAAAAAACAGCAATAGGCAAAGGCAGATTCCAATCTTATAAAACTTCATTAAACACTCCCAATTATTGAATTTTAAATTCTACCGGAATAATTACCATACAGTCCACGGGTTGACCACTACTTTTTCCCGGTTGAAATTTTACCTTACGAACTGCTTCAATAGCTGCCTCATCCAAGCCACCACCAATTCCACGCCGAACTCTAATTTCACGAATACTGCCATCTTTTAGAACTTCCACTTCCAGAATTACGGTTCCTTGTAATTTGTTCCTTTTAGCAAATTCAGGGTAAACAGGTTCAATTTTTCCTATAACTACAGGTGCATCATCATAAGGAACAAAATTAACAGGTGTTTCATCTTCACTTTGTTGTTGAGTCGGAGCAGTAGTACTATAAATATTGCCAATTTGGGATAACGCTTCCTGGAAAGCAGCCATATCAACTTCTTCAGTCCCTAAAACATCACTTATCTGAAAAGTGACATTAACATCAACTTCTGTTTGAGGTGCCTCAATCCGTTCCCGCTCCTCCGGTGGAATATCAACTAATTCCATTTGCTGTGATTGGAAAACCTGTTTTCTAACTTCAACTTTCGGAGTTACCATAATACCAAAGATAAGTAGTGTAAGGGATAATGCAAGCGCCTTGCTGAATTGGGCGTTAGCAATGTCTTTCCAGTCCTGATTTTTTGTCTTCATTTTTTCTCCCTTTATTTCTTCAGTATAGGCTGTGTCTCAAAAGCAACTACAAGAGCATTGGCATCTTGTAGTTGACGCATTACATCCGACATTACTCCATATTTTGTTTCTCTATCTGTCCGAAAACAGACAATCAATTCAGGGTCCTCCGCTTTCTTACGGATAAGAGTTTGAGAAACGAAAACATCCTCAGAACTTTCTATGCGGGTAGGTATGTCATCCAACAGGATTGTCTCATCCCGCATTACATAAATAGTACTTGTATGGTTACGAGGAATACGTTCAATACTTTCTGCAAAGGGCCACCGTTCTCGTTCCACCCAGAACTTTTTTTCCTGAACAAAAACGGTAGTTACCATAAAGAACAGCAATAAGAGGAAGGCAATATCGGAAGTAGATGCCTGAGGAATGGCAACATCCCGTCTTTTTTTACTACTAAATTTAGCCATTTTTGCTCCTAACTTGTAGATAAGGATATTTTTTCTATTTTAGCAGCTTTCAGGCGATCAATTACTTTAATCATATCATTGTATTTTGCCTCTCTATCCGTTATAACTTTGAAGATCATATCCGGATTTATCTGCACTTTTTGCTGAATTATTACATCCAATTCTTCGCTATCAATGTATCGGGGTGCTTCTCTATTCACTGCTATTTGTCCATCAGGAAAAATTTGAAAACGGGTCATTTCTTTCTCCGTTAAGGTAAGGGTTTTAGTTTTACCTTCTTGTGACTCTGCTGCTTGAGGCAAAACCAATTTTATACCCTCTTTCACATCAAACCTGGTTGTGGACATAAAGAAGATGATCAGGAGAAAAGCAATATCGCCAGTAGAGGCAGTTGGTATTGTTGCCCTATATTTCCTCTTGCGAGCAATTTTCATCTTGTAATACCCATTTCTTCAGCCAAAGTTTCGGTGAATTTCTCGGAAGCTCTTTGCATATCTATTACAATACCATCCACCATAGTCATAAAAACATTATTAAAGAACTGAACTGGAATTGCCACTATCAATCCGGCTTCGGTTGTAATTAAAGCAATTCGGATACCTGTTGCTACAATTGTAGCATCCACAGCACGAGCAGCAGCAATTGATTCAAAAGCTGTAATCATTCCAGCAACAGTTCCTAAAAATCCTAACATAGGAGCAAGAGTTATGGAAGATGACAGTTCAATAAATCCCTTTTCCAGATAGCTCATTTCAATCATTGAAGCATTTTCAATTGCCTCATCTACGGCAGCCATCCCTTTATCTACTTTTTCCAATCCCGCATAAATAATAGCTGCTATAGGACCTCTCGTATTCTTGGCAATTTCTTTTGCTTCCTCAAATTTCTTCTCCTTAATTAAAGGAATGATTTTATCAAGGAAGGTATTTAAGTTTATCTTACCGTTTAGCAAAGCAATAAACTTCCAAATAATGTAAGCTAAACCATATATTGCCAAAAAGAGAATAGGCCACATTGCCCATCCGCCATCTTTAAACCATTTTACCAGTCCGCTGCCAAATACTAGTTCTGCAAAGTTCTGTAAACCGCCACCCTCTGTCTCAGCTGCAGGTTTCTCCTGCGCGTAAGCAAAACTTGCAAAGACAAAGGTCATCATCATAATCAGCAGCATTGTTCCGATGAATTTTCTCATTTTTATTGATTCCTCCTTGGAATAATTTAGAAGTTAAAGGAAAAGCCCAGGGTAAATCCCCGGAAGTCATTATAATTAAGCGGATTTTTACTTGCTAAAGAATTTACATAATAAACCTCAGGATAAACGAAACCGGGAATGTTGGTTTCTTCTATCTGAGCGCCATTCCAGTAATAATTCCCTGTTTTGGGATAGACACTTATAATGTTCTTGTTTTTAAATAGATTTTCCACTTCCGCAAAAACTTTAATATTGATTTTATTAGACAAGAGAAAGCCCTTGGTTATTCTTAAATTTGTTTGTTGAGTACTTGGCATTCTCTTACTATTCGTGTCAAGTTCTTGACCAGATTCGTAACTTTGTGGAGTATAAGGTGCTCCTGAAGCATAAGCCCAATTGATATTAGCGCTAAAATCGTCCAGAGGCAATATAAAGTTAGTAAAAGGTATAAAGAATTCTTCTCCTCGGGCAATGCGGAATGTGAAATTGGCACTTATATTATGGCGTATATCCCAATCCAGAGGAAACTCTCGTAAATTGGTAGTTTCATCTTGAATAACAGTATAAGAACTATTTCCTTGTGCCCAAGCTAAAGAGTAGGCAAGAGACCAGGTGTTAAAATTAGATAGCAGTTTTTCAATTTGCATATCAATTCCCCGAGCAGAACCATAATCATTGGAGTAGTATTTATACCAGTATACCGTCTGCTCTATTTCACTACGCTCTTTCCTGGTGTTCACATAATTATATATATTTTTATAATAGGCAGTTAAATCTAAAACATAATCATCGCTAAGTTGGTGAGAAAGACCTGCTTCGTAAGTAACAGTTATTTGTGGTTCCAAACTGGGATTTCCTACCCTGATTGTTGTTTCCGAAGCATAAGCATCTTCAGGAGTTTTACTCGTAAAAATATACTGCATTTGAGGTAATTGATTCTGATAGTTATAAGCAAAACGCAGAACATCTTTGTCTGTAATCGGATGAGAAACGCCCAACCGTGGAGAAATCATTAACTGCATCAGATCACTTTTATCAAATTCGCGTAAATCAAAACTACCATCATCCTGTGCCACATAATATTTTTTACCCAAATACCACAAATCAAATCGTAATCCGGCATTAACAATCATTCCTTCCCATTCCATTTTATCCTGCAAGTAATATGCCATTTGCCAGGGCTCTGCTTTATAACCATCACGCTTTCCGGATGCCGCTTTAGCTGCAGCAAAGTAATCCTCCGGCTTATAAATAGGAACCAAATCAGCAATAGATGTTGGATTTTCTTTAGTTGCAACAATCGCATAAATGCCCTCGGGGAGATATTCATCATCTAACAACATATTGCCATCGGCATCAACAAAATTGTCAATATTATAGTTTCTAATATCAAATATGCTGTTTAAATAGGCAACGCGTCGTTTTTCATCAATATTTAGATAATCCTCTAATTGATTTTTTTTGATGTTATGCTTTATAACTTCTAAACCGGTCTTTGCCATATGGGTTTCATTTATTTGCCATTCAAAATCTGCTCGTCCACTTAGTATTTTAGTGGTATCATCTATGAAGGCATTATAAATATAACCGGGAGGAAGATAGCCAGGAATTGATCTTGGCTCTTCCACGCTTTCCAGACGAAATTTCCAATAATCATAAGGTAAAAACCCATAATCATAAATACCATCATTATCCGCATCAATTGTGGAATATCCATAGTCCCCTAAAGCTACCCTTTGGATATAATCACTGGGAATATTATTAGGGTCTACAGTCATAAATATATACGAATCCCGATCTATGCCTTTGGGACCCTCATAACTATCTTTCTGATAATAACTGGCTTTCACTTTAATATTCATTTTATCATTAATTACATAATCGTAAGTGCCAATATATTGTCGCTGAATTATTTCATCTTCTGCATAGT
Protein-coding regions in this window:
- a CDS encoding TonB-dependent receptor produces the protein MRKYALILLIIMLAGTVFLEAATTGKLAVRVRDNAGRPLEFVNIVVMQGNQRVTGGQTNAKGTAIIINIPPGLYTVKFSLIGYDTVVYNDVRIIVDQTTNLAPTMNKSGFEMKAVTVTATEDKVDKNRVGSARNIEMSIVTDAAVSDVADIVALQAGVTNVGGELHIRGGRSNEINYTIDGMSVTDPVDGGATLQVDTDAIKDMKVMTGGFPAEYGNAQSGVINIVTKDGDPFFSGKVEYNTDHLIGEGRNTDVVKLAIGGPVLPFASQEMKEKFTFYLNGAGEWLDGRLKDYYISDPNGDYTLNGRTLIDADYPIYNPYTGRDKILGIDIGNRNYNAYNINLKTKYAFKPGQVATFAVRGDRSLNYPYSNYWRYALQHYAEDEIIQRQYIGTYDYVINDKMNIKVKASYYQKDSYEGPKGIDRDSYIFMTVDPNNIPSDYIQRVALGDYGYSTIDADNDGIYDYGFLPYDYWKFRLESVEEPRSIPGYLPPGYIYNAFIDDTTKILSGRADFEWQINETHMAKTGLEVIKHNIKKNQLEDYLNIDEKRRVAYLNSIFDIRNYNIDNFVDADGNMLLDDEYLPEGIYAIVATKENPTSIADLVPIYKPEDYFAAAKAASGKRDGYKAEPWQMAYYLQDKMEWEGMIVNAGLRFDLWYLGKKYYVAQDDGSFDLREFDKSDLMQLMISPRLGVSHPITDKDVLRFAYNYQNQLPQMQYIFTSKTPEDAYASETTIRVGNPSLEPQITVTYEAGLSHQLSDDYVLDLTAYYKNIYNYVNTRKERSEIEQTVYWYKYYSNDYGSARGIDMQIEKLLSNFNTWSLAYSLAWAQGNSSYTVIQDETTNLREFPLDWDIRHNISANFTFRIARGEEFFIPFTNFILPLDDFSANINWAYASGAPYTPQSYESGQELDTNSKRMPSTQQTNLRITKGFLLSNKINIKVFAEVENLFKNKNIISVYPKTGNYYWNGAQIEETNIPGFVYPEVYYVNSLASKNPLNYNDFRGFTLGFSFNF